CCCGGGACATCCGCGGATCGTCCGCCATGTTGAGCGCGATGTGCGGGTTCGGCTCCACGAGCATGTGCAGGGGCGTGGGCAGCTCCATGGCGGCCTCCAGGAGCCAGAGGTCCAGGGCCTCCACTGACGGGCGCTCACTCGCGGGCGGTGCCATGTGTCCTCCTCACTCCAGGGGAATGCCACGCTCGCGCATGAAGATGTCCAGGGACTTCCGGGCCTTCGACTGGACCTTCTTCTTCAACAGGGGCGTCCACCCGAGCACCAGCCCGGTGGGGCCCAGCGCCTGACGGGACCAGGTCCAGAAGTCGAAGTGGTCGCGGTGTCGGACAATCTTCCCGTCGCGGAACTCGAACTCGGCATCGATGCGGTTGAGCACCTTCCTGCCGGTGCCGCTGAACGTGTAGGTCGCATCCCAGTGGGCGCGGCCCCGGTGGTCATCGGCCTGCACGTCTCGGAAGGTGACCTCCAGGTCCTTGCCGCGCTCGCAGAGCATGAGCCACATGGCACCGGGCTCCCGGCGACGGAGTCCGACGAAGGCGGCGTCGGAGAACTCCACCTCAGGGTGGTAGCAGGCGGCCATGGCCTGGGCGTCCCGGCGTTGGAACGCTGAGTAGAAGTCATTGATGAGTTGGGCGTGCGGGTGCATGGGACAGGTGTAGCAGACCCGTCCGTGAAGACGCGCCAACTGTCCGGATGGCATCGCTCGGAGGGTGAAGCTGGAGGGCCGCTCGAGCGAACACTCCGCATGGCCTCCCGGCGGGAAAGGGCGTCCCGCTGGTCTGGACGGATGGCTTCAATGGGGAGCGGAGGTCCTGACGCGCGCCACGGTGGGGCTGGGCGTTGCCTTGGGACTGGCGGAGAACGGGCCCGGTGGGGGACGGCCGTCGTGTGAACCGGTGGACCGTTGCCATGCGGAATCGGGCGGCGCTGAGGAGGCGTGCATGGCAGATTGCGGCCCATGGCTCGCGACATTGTCATCTGGCCCCATAAGGTCCTCACCTCGTCCACCAAGCCCGTGACTGACTTCGGCCCTCCGCTCGAGAAGCTCTTGGAGGAGATGGCCGAGTCCATGAAGGAAGCCGAAGGCATCGGCATCGCCGCCAACCAGGTCGGCGAATCCCTGCGCGTGGCGCTGGTGGGACGGGAGGACGGCACCTTCTTCGAAATCGTCAATCCGCAGATTCTGGAGAAGAAGGAGCCGGTGACGATGGAAGAGGGCTGCCTGTCCGTCCCGCGCGAGTGGGAGAAGTGCCCGCGCTTCCACAAGGTGAAGGTGCG
This genomic window from Myxococcus virescens contains:
- a CDS encoding nuclear transport factor 2 family protein, which gives rise to MHPHAQLINDFYSAFQRRDAQAMAACYHPEVEFSDAAFVGLRRREPGAMWLMLCERGKDLEVTFRDVQADDHRGRAHWDATYTFSGTGRKVLNRIDAEFEFRDGKIVRHRDHFDFWTWSRQALGPTGLVLGWTPLLKKKVQSKARKSLDIFMRERGIPLE
- the def gene encoding peptide deformylase, yielding MARDIVIWPHKVLTSSTKPVTDFGPPLEKLLEEMAESMKEAEGIGIAANQVGESLRVALVGREDGTFFEIVNPQILEKKEPVTMEEGCLSVPREWEKCPRFHKVKVRYQDKSAEWHELEAEGRLAHVLQHEIDHLDGHVFVDHLSSLKRTLILDRMKKLQKVKARQKG